In one window of Mercurialis annua linkage group LG4, ddMerAnnu1.2, whole genome shotgun sequence DNA:
- the LOC126678399 gene encoding uncharacterized protein LOC126678399, with protein sequence MAGSTNIKDYMPISSVHGFIKLLSKTLSLRLTPLLSRVVSDCQHAFLRGRSILDSSMIANGLVHLMSLTRGFCFAEDHASISLLQFADDTLLYLPFDIDQLRNLTRIMQCFELIYGLIINFQKSFLMGININEADLVQADGLIWCKVDSLPIKYLGVSLANRKLSSRVWDHVVECVKSRLALCKGSLLSPAGRMVLIKYVLFSILVYYMSLLSMPTNISLQLEMYMKRFFYGREMFSTRVLCKVS encoded by the exons ATGGCAGGATCTACTAACATCAAGGACTACATGCCAATTAGTTCGGTACATGGTTTCATTAAGCTTCTCTCTAAGACGCTTTCTTTGAGATTAACGCCTCTTCTTTCTAGGGTGGTTTCTGATTGCCAACATGCTTTTTTGAGAGGAAGGAGCATTCTTGACAGTTCTATGATTGCAAATGGACTCGTCCATTTG ATGAGCCTTACTAGAGGTTTTTGTTTTGCGGAAGATCATGCCTCTATATCCTTGCTTCAGTTTGCTGATGATACTTTACTCTACTTACCTTTCGACATTGATCAACTGCGAAATTTAACCCGGATCATGCAGTGTTTTGAGCTGATATATGGATTGattattaatttccaaaaaagTTTTCTAATGGGAATTAATATCAATGAAGCTGATTTAGTTCAAGCTGATGGGTTAATATGGTGCAAGGTTGATTCTCTGCCGATTAAGTATTTAGGTGTCTCGTTGGCTAATCGGAAGCTTTCTTCTAGGGTTTGGGACCATGTAGTTGAGTGTGTTAAATCACGATTAGCTCTTTGTAAAGGCTCTTTATTATCTCCTGCAGGAAGAATGGTTCTTATCAAATATGTTTTATTCAGTATTCTGGTCTATTACATGTCCCTTCTTAGTATGCCAACTAACATCTCTTTACAGTTAGAGATGTATATGAAGCGTTTTTTTTATGGAAGGGAGATGTTTTCTACTCGTGTGCTTTGTAAAGTTTCTTGA